CGGTCGCGCGCCGCGCCCGCGCCTTCGGCCTGCAGATCCACTATCACAACCGCCGTCCCGTCGCGCCCGTCATCGCCGAGGAGCTTGGCGCGACCTATTGGGAAAGCCTCGACCAGATGCTGGCACGGATGGACATCATCTCGGTGAACTGTCCGCATACGCCGGCGACCTATCATTTGCTCTCGGCGCGCAGGCTGAAGCTGATCCGGAAAGACGCCTATATCGTCAACACCGCGCGCGGCGAGGTCACCGACGAGGACACGCTGATCAAGCTGATCGAAGGCGGCGAGATCGGCGGCGCCGGGCTCGACGTCTACGAACACGAGCCCGCGGTCAACCCGAAGCTGGTGCGGCTCGCCAAGGCCGGCAAGGTGACGCTGCTGCCGCACATGGGCTCGGCCACCATCGAAGGCCGCGTCGAGATGGGCGAGAAGGTGATCATCAACATCCGCACCTTCCTCGACGCGCACAAGCCGCCGGATCGCGTGCTGCCGAGCATGCTCTGAAGCCTAGGTGCTTCGCACCTCGCGCTTGCGCCAGTCCGCGACGAAATCGATGAAGGCCCGCAGTGCCGGCGGCACCTGACGGCGGCTCGGATAGTACAGGAACGGTCCCGGAAACGGCTCGCACCAATCCTCCATCAAGCTGACCAGCGCGCCGGATTTCAAAGCTTCGCGCACATATCCGTCCATCGTCGCCCAGACGCCGACGCCGTCCAGGGCAGCGCGCATGGCGAGGTTCATGTTGGTCGAGATCAGCTTGGCGGGCGGATCGACCTTCACGACCTGGCCGGCTTTCTCGAACTCCAGATCGTGCATGACGCCGCTCGAATAGCGGGCGCGGATGCAATCGTGCTCCAGCAGATCCTTCGGATGTTTCGGCCTGCCGCGGCGCGCCAGATAATCGGGCGATGCGACCACGACATAGTGCTGTGGGCCGCTCAGCGGGATCGCCACCATGTCCTGCGCAAGATGTTCGCCATAGCGCACGCCGGCGTCGTAACCGGCGCTGACGATGTCGACGAAACCGCTTTCGGAGACGATGTCGAGATCCACTTGCGGATGCTCGCGAAGGAACGGCCCAACCATCGGCGCCAGCACGAGGTCGACCGCCGGGGGCGGCCCATTGATACGAAGACGCCCCGCAGCGACTTCGCGCAGGCCGCGGACTTGATCCAGGGCATCGCCGACATCCCGCAGCGCCGGCGCCACCCGCGACAGCAGCATTTCGCCCGCCTCCGTCAGCGCGACACTGCGGGTGGTGCGGTTCATCAGGCGGACGCCAAGGCGCTCCTCCAGATCCCTCAGACGCTGGCTAAGGCTCGATACTGACACGCGAATGTCGACCGCCGCGCGCCGAAAATTGCGGGTGCGGGCAACCGCCAGGAAGACGTCGAGATCGCGCAGGTCAGGCTCGGCCATTGTTCGATAATGTGAACAAGGCATTCCGAATTGTCCAGCTTATCGGCACAGTGGAGCAGGCGCATATCTGGCCTCGTCACGCGGCGCCGTCAGCCGCTCAATGAGGAGAGCCAACATGGAACAGCGCAAACTCGGTTCGACCGGCCCCATCGTTTCCGCCCTCGGGCTCGGCTGCATGGGCATGTCCGAGGTCTACGGCCATGCCGATCGCGATGAGGCCATCGCCACGGTGCAGGCGGCAATCGATGCCGGCATCACGCTCGTCGATACCGGCGATTTCTACGCCATGGGCCATAATGAGATGCTGGTCCGCGACGCGTTGAGGGTTGTGCCGCGGGACAAAGTGCAGCTCAGCGTCAAGTACGGTGCGCTGCGCGGCCCCGCCGGCGAATTCGGCGGCATGGACACAAGGCCGGCCGCGACCAAAAACTTCCTTGCCTATTCGCTGCAACGGCTCGGCACTGACTATCTCGACATCTACCGCCCGGCACGGCTCGATCCCAACGTGCCGATCGAGGAGACCATCGGCGGCCTCGCCGATCTCGTGAAGGCCGGCTACGTCAGGCATATCGGCCTGTCCGAGGTTGGCTCCGACACCATCCGCCGCGCGCACGCGGTGCACCCGATCGCCGATCTGCAGATCGAATATTCGCTGATCGAGCGCGGCATCGAACGCGACATCCTCAAGACTTGCCGCGAGCTCGGCATCGGCATCACGGCTTACGGCGTGCTCGCGCGCGGACTGATCAGCGGCCACTGGACCAGGGACAGCGGCAAGGCCGGCAGGGACTACCGGCTGATGACGCCGCGTTTCCAGGGCGCAAATCTCGACGCCAATCTCGCGCTGGTGGATTCGCTGCGTGCGATCGCAACCGAAATCGGCGCAACACCGGCACAGGTCGCGATTGCCTGGGTCGCGGCCCAGGGCAAGGAGATCGTACCGCTGGTCGGCGCGCGCACCCGCAACCGGCTCACCGAGGCGCTCGGCGCGGCCAAGGTCACCCTGACACAGGATCATCTTGTCGAACTGGGAAGAGCCTTCCCGCCGAACGTTGCGGCCGGCACGCGCTACGCCGCCGAGCAGATGGCGCATCTCGACAGCGAGAAGCCGGCGAGCAGATAAGGGCGCTCAGGTGCGATGGGCGCTGAGGTCCGTGACCACAGGCCCGTCGCCGTTGAGAGGGTTGGCCGGATCGCGCGAATAACGCAACGTCTCGAAGCGCATCGCGCGGGCATCGATCATCAGGAGGCGGCCGATGAGGCCGTCGCCGAAACCGACGATCTCGCGGATCGCTTCCAGCGCCATCATCGAGCCCAGCACGCCGGCGAGCGCACCCATGACGCCAGCCTCTGCGCAGGCCGGCACGGTGCCCGGCGGCGGTGCCTCCGGAAACAGGCAGCGATAGGTCGGGTTGAACTCGCCCTGCTCGTTCGTCTCGTGCGCACGGATTGTGGTCAGCGAGCCGTCGAAGGTGCCGAGCGCGGCGGTGATCAGCGGCTTCTTCGCGAAGAAGCAGGCGTCCGAGACCAGATAGCGCGTCGAGAAATTGTCGGAGCCGTCGAGCACGAGATCATAGTCGCCGATCAGGCTCAGCGCGTTATCGGCGTTCAGCCAGGTGGCGTGACCGACGAAGCGGACATGCGGATTGAGCGCCGCAATCCGCTCCGCGGCACTCTCGACCTTGTGCCGGCCGATATCAGGCGTCGTGTGGATCACCTGGCGCTGCAGGTTGGACAGCGACACCACGTCGTCGTCGACCACACCGAGCGTGCCGACACCGGCGGCAGCGAGATACATGAGAGCGGGCGCGCCGAGCCCGCCGGCGCCGATCACCAGCACCGAAGCCCGCTTCAGTGCAGCTTGGCCGGGACCGCCGACATCGCGCAGAACGATATGGCGGGCATAGCGTTCGAGTTCGTCCGGGCTCAGCACGTTCTCTTACTCCTGAACCACCCTAACATTGTTCGCGACCAACGAGATGTGCTTCAATGGCATGCGTTCAATGGGCTGGCTGGATTTGTCATGAGATCGATGCTTGCGGCAACACTGATGTTTGCGGCCGCCACGGGCGCGCACGCCCAGATGACGGCGCCACAAATCCCCGGCTCCACTCCGAAAGCAGTTCAGACGGTTCCGGTCAAGCCTCCGGCAATGCAGACCCCGGCGGCGACGGCCGACGCCATGGCAAGAGCAGAGCGGCTGTCGCTCCAGTCCGATCTCGCCTGGGTCGGCCAGTATAACGGCGCCATCACCGGCGACGTCAGCGACCGCATGGTCAACGCCATCAAGGAGTACCAGAAGGCTAAGGGCGGCAAGCCGACCGGCGCGCTCAACCCGCAGGAGCGCGCTGCGCTCGCCGATGCGGCACGCAAGAAGCAGGACAGTGTCGGCTGGAAGATCGTGACAGAGCCGACCAGCGGCGCGCGGCTCGGCATTCCCGTCAAGCTGGTGCCGCAGCAGGCGAGCGACGCCAACGGATCAAAATGGACATCGCCGAACGGCACGGTGCAAGTGGTTCTCAGCCGCCGCAAGGAGGTGAACCCGACCTCGGCAAAGCTGGCCGATCTCGAGAAGGAGCCGTCCGGACGCAAGGTCGACTACACCGTGGTGAAGCCCGACTTCTTCGTGCTGTCGGGATTGCAGGGCCAGAAGAAATTCTACGTGCGCGGCTCCTTCAAGGGCGATGAAGTCCGCACCATGACGATTCTGTACGACCAGGCGACTGAAAACACGGTCGAGCCGGTCGTGATCGCGATGTCGAGCGCGTTCAATCCCTTCCCGCTGGGACCGCAGGCCGGACCGCCGCCGCGCAAGACCGTCGAATACGGCACTGGAATTGTCGTCAGCGACGAGGGAGCGATCGTCACCGACCGTCTCCTCACCGACGGCTGCCTGGCAATCACGATCGGCGGCTACGGCAATGCCGATCGTGTCGCCGAGACCAAGGAGCACGATCTCGCGCTCCTGCGCATCTACGGCGCGCGCGGCCTGAAGCCGCTCAGCCTCGCCGGCGGCGCGGCGAAGTCGAATGTCGACGTCGTCGGCATCGCCGATCCGCAGAGCCAGGGCGGCGCATCCGGCGCATCGAGCCTCAAGGCGGCTCTGGCGCCGCTGACAAGCAGCACTTCCGCACTGTCACCGCCGCCCGCCGTCGGATTCTCCGGCAGCCCGGCCATGGACGCCGACGGCAAGTTCGCCGGCATCGCGCTGCTGAAGCCGGCGATGCTCGCGGGACCCGCGACGTCAGGGCCAGCAACACAGGCCCTGATGGTTTCGGGTGAGTCCGTGCGCGATTTCCTCAAGGCGAAAGCCGTCGATGCAAACGGCACGTCGACCGATGCGACAGCGTCCGTCGTGCGCGTGATCTGCGTGCGGAAATAGGATCGCCGAGCACGGCCGTGAGGACCATCACACGTACGATTACGGGTCCGGTAATGGTACGGATTCGCTGGCATTCGCTATTCCGCCATCATTGCTACTGCTGATTCGGACTCCGCGATCCCCTTTGGATCGGGCCGGCACGTCCTGAGCGAGAAGAGCTCAGCATCGAGAGCGATGCACGTTCGCGTGGCGTATTCCTGACCCAGGCACTCCAAAGGATTGATCTTCAAATGCACACGATCGTACTGGCCACCCAAAAGGGTGGCAGCGGGAAGAGCACGCTCGCCATCGGCCTCGCGCTCGCGGCCAAGCAGGCCGGCTTCACCGTCCGCCTGATCGAGACCGACCCGCAGGGCACCCTGTCCAACTGGCAGCGCCGCCGCACGAAGGATGATCTCGTCGTCGAGCCGATCTACCATGCTGCCGACATCGCGCCGCGCCTAAAGATGCTGGCCGACAGCGGCCTCCAGCTCGCGATCGTCGACACTGCCGCCGGCCTCAGCGCCGCGACCACCGCGGCGATCCGCCATTCCGATCTCTGCCTGATCCCGTCCCGCCCGAGCGTCGCCGACATCGAGGCGACCGTCTCGACGCTCAGCGTCGCGCGCGCCTGGAAGCGGCCCTTTGGCTTCGTGCTGAACCAGACGCCGATCCGCGGCCAGCGCATCGACAATGCCGCGGGCGCGCTCGGAGAGGAAGCTTCGCTCGATCTCGCCGAGGTGCTCGCGCGCCCGCTGATCGCGATGCGCAACGATCACCAGGACTCGCTTGCGAGCGGCCTTGCCGTCAGCGAATTCGCGCCCAACGGCAAGTCGGCAGACGAGATCCGTGGCCTCTGGCGTTGGGTGGAGACCCGGCTCGAGCTCACTGCGACAACCGGCGTCCTGATCGAGCAGGTGATGTCGGCCACGGACGGCATGCTGCATGCCGCCGCCGAGCTTTCGGTGGACGAGTCCCCGACTCTGGCGTCCTGAGCGGGGCGATCGCTCAGACGGCAGTTGGCCTTCACCATCCGGAAGGGCCCCGGCGACGAAGCAATCCGGTCACCAGCCCGGCCGGATTGCTTCGCTTCGCGTTTTGGGAAGTTTATCTACCGGCGTTGCGCTCGCAACGACCCCGTAGCTGGTTTCGAAGAGCCTCACGGCCTTCGAAGGGCTCGCCTGATCCTCACTTCTGACACTTCGAGCACCAGAAGGTCGAGCGACCATTCTGCGTGAAGCGCTTGATCGTGCCGCCGCAGCGCGGCGTCGTGCACTTCTCACCTTCGCGGTCATAGACCTTGAAGGAGTGCTGGAAATAGCCGAGCTCGCCCGTGGTCTGTCGATGATCGCGCAATGACGAGCCGCCGGCCTTGATGGCATCATTGAGCACGGTGTGGATCGCGCCGACCAACCGCTTCGCGTGATCGGTCGGCTCACCCTTTTTGGTCGATAGTGTCGCAGCAACGCGCCGCGGCGACAGATGCGAGCGATGCAGGACTTCGCAGACATAGATGTTGCCGAGCCCGGCGACCACGCGCTGGTCGAGCAGCGCCGCCTTCAGGCTCGTGAGCTTGCCTGCGCAGGACCGCGCCAGCATCGCGGCATCGAACTCGTTGCCGAGCGGCTCGGGGCCGAGCCCGCGGAGCAGCGGCTCTTCATCAAGCGCATTGCGCGCAATCACTTTCATGTAACCGAAACGGCGCGGATCGTTGAAGACGATGTCGGCGCCGGAGGACATGCGAAACAGCACGTGGTCGTGCGCGGAATCCTTGGCCTTCGGATAGTGAAACTCGCCAGGCACGGCGTCGTTGTCAGGCTTGATGACACGGAACGAGCCCGACATGCCCAGATGCATCAAGAGCACATCGCCGGAGGCGAGGTCCGCCATGAGATATTTTGCACGGCGGCCGAGGCCGGTGACGAGCTGCCCCTTGAGCCTGGCCACGAAGTCCGGCTGGAACGGAAAGCGCAGGTCCGGCCGGCGGGCCTCCGCGACCAGGATTTTCGCACCCTCCATGACGGGCTGAAGGCCACGGCGGACGGTCTCGACTTCGGGCAATTCAGGCATGGTCAGGCATTCACCTTATGAGGGTGGTGTGATAGCGCCATTGCGGCGGGCGCGCTATGGTCCGCCCAGTGGAGTAGAGTAATGGATCGGCCGGGCGAAACCACGCATTTTGGCTTCAGGGACGTCCCCCTCGGGGACAAGCAGACGCTGGTGAACGACGTGTTTCACAGCGTGGCGTCGCGCTATGACCTGATGAACGATCTGATGTCCGGTGGCCTGCACCGGGTCTGGAAGGACATCATGATCACGGCGCTCGACCCGCCGAGGGGCGACCGGCCGTTCGCGTTGCTCGACGTGGCCGGCGGCACCGGGGACATCTCGTTCCGCGCCGCCAAGGCCGCAGGTGCAGGTTTCCATGCCACCGTCTGCGACATCAACACCGACATGCTCGCGGTCGGCCGCGAGCGCGCCGCGAAGCGCCATCTCGAAACCCGGGTCGATTTCGTCGAAGGCAATGCCGAATCGCTTGGCTTCGCCGACCGCAGCTTCGACGCATATACGATTGCTTTCGGCATTCGCAACGTGCCGCGGATCGACCTTGCGCTGAAGGAAGCCTATCGCGTGCTGAAGCCCGGCAGCCGCTTCCTCTGCCTGGAATTCTCTAGCGTCGAGATGCCGGGGCTCGATCGCCTTTATGACCTGTTCTCGTTCAAGGTGATCCCGCCGCTCGGCCGCATGATCACGGGCGACGCCGAGTCCTATCAGTATCTCGTCGAATCGATCCGCAAGTTTCCAAAACCCAACGCGTTCGCCGACATGATCCGCGACGCCGGCTTCGCCCGCGTCAGCTGGCAGACATTGTCCGGCGGCATCGTCGCTCTGCATTCGGGCTGGCGTTTGTGATCTCTGCCTTTACCCACATTGCGCGCCTGATCCGCGCTGCGTTCGTGTTTGCCCGCGAGGGCGTGTTCGGCTCGGTCGATCCGAGCCTGGTGCCGCCGCCGGGGCAGCTCGCGCTGAAGCTGGCGCGCCTCGTCGAACGCCGCGGCACCAAGCACGGCCCGCGGATCTCGCGGGCTCTTACCCGAATGGGCCCCGCCTATCTCAAGCTCGGACAGTTCCTTGCGACGCGCCCCGACGTGGTCGGCGTCATCATGGCGCGCGACCTCGAAAGCCTCCAGGACCGCCTGCCGCCGTTTCCGCAGGACGAGGCCGAGGCCGCCATCGCGACGTCTCTGGAGCGGCCGCTGAAGGACGTGTTCGTGAGCTTCGGGCCACCCGTCGCGGCTGCCTCGATCGCGCAGGTGCATCGCGGCGAGGTCTTGCACGACGGGATCCGTACGGCGATGGCGGTCAAGGTGCTCAGGCCGAACGTGGCCGCGCGCTTCCGCCGCGATCTCTCCGACTTCTTCTTCGTCGCACACAAGGCCGAGGCCTACTCGGCGGAAGCGCGGCGGCTGCGCCTCATCGAGGTCATCAACACCATGTCGCGCTCGGTCGCCATGGAAATGGACCTGCGGCTGGAGGCGGCTGCGCTGTCGGAGATGGCGGAGAACACGCGCGACGACCCTGACTTCCGCGTGCCGACCGTCGACTGGGATCGCACCACGCACAACGTGTTGACGATGGAGTGGATCGACGGCATCGCGCTGAACGACCACAAGCGCCTGGAAGAGGCGCAGGTCGATTTGCCCGATCTCGGTCGCAAGGTGATCCAGAGCTTCCTGCGCCACGCGCTGCGCGACGGCTTCTTCCATGCCGACATGCATCCGGGCAATCTGTTCCTGGACGATGCCGGCCGTCTCGTCGCGGTCGATTTCGGCATCATGGGCCGGCTCGGCATGAAGGAGCGGCGCTTCCTCGCCGAAATCCTGCTCGGCTTCATCACCCGCGATTATCGCCGGGTCGCCGAGGTGCATTTTGAGGCGGGCTACGTGCCCGCGCATCACTCGGTCGAGAATTTCGCGCAGGCCATCCGCGCCATCGGCGAGCCGATTCACAACCGCACGGCCGAAGAGATCTCAATGGCGCGGCTGCTGACGCTGCTGCTCGAAGTCACCGGCCTGTTCGACATGACGACGCGGCCCGAGCTGATCCTGCTGCAGAAGACCATGGTGGTGGTCGAAGGCGTGGCGCGCGGCTTCGATCCCAAGCTCGACATCTGGAAGATCGCCGACCCCGTGGTGCGCGAATGGATCGAGCGCAATCTCGGTCCGATCGGCCGGGTGCAGGGGGCCCTTGCGGGCACCGGAGACATCGCGCGCGTGCTGATGCGCCTGCCGGAGATCGCCGAGCGGTCGGTGAAGGTGCTGGAGCAGCTGGAAACCATGACGCGGGAGGGGATAAGGCTGTCCCCGGAGAGCATCGCCGCGATGGGACGCAGCGAGGGCCGCAAGACCCGCTGGCGCACCGTCGCGCTCTGGATCATCGCCGCGACTTTCATCGGCATCCTGATCGCCGTCCGGAATCTATGATTGCACTGCAATCATACAGATGATAGCATCGCTATCATTCTGTGCTGGAGGGCCTCGTGGCAAGCCTGACCATCCGCAAGCTGGACGATCACGTCAAAACCTATCTGCGGCTGCGTTCAGCCAGGAACCGCAGGTCGGTCGAGGAAGAAGTCCGGGTCATCCTGCGGGAGCTGATCGAGGGCCGCGAGGAGCCGCTGACGCCGTTTTCGGCGCCGCCGGCAGCATCCACCACCCCCACGCCCCAGCGTACCGGCGCCCCGCCCGAGGCCAGCGTCACCCTGATCATTGGCGGCGGCATCGCCGCCTACAAATCGCTCGACCTGATTCGCCGGCTGAAGGAACGCCGCATCGAGGTGCGCTGCGTCCTGACCAAGGCGGCGCAGCAATTCGTGACGCCGCTGGCGGCGAGCGCGCTGTCGCATGAGCGCGTCTATACCGACCTGTTCGACCCCCAGAGCGAGTTCGACGCCGGCCATATCAGGCTCGCGCGCGATTGCGACCTGATCGTGGTGGCGCCGGCCACCGCCGATCTGATGGCGAAGATGGCGAACGGCCATGCCGACGATCTCGCCAGTGCCATCCTGCTCGCGACCAACCGCAAGGTGCTGCTGGCGCCGGCAATGAACCCGCTGATGTGGAACAATGCGGCCACGCGCCGCAATGTCAGCTTGCTCCAGCGTGACGGCGTGGTGCTGATCGGGCCCAATTCCGGCGAGATGGCGGAAGCAGGCGAGGCCGGAACCGGTCGCATGTCCGAAGCGATCGAGATCGCCACCGCCGCCGAGAGACTGCTGCGGCCGCCGGTGCCGAAGCCGCTTGCCGGCAAGCGCGTGCTGATCACCGCAGGTCCGACGCACGAGCCCATCGATCCGGTGCGCTACATCGCCAACCGCTCCTCCGGCAAGCAGGGCTTTGCCATTGCCGCCGCGGCGCAAGCGGCGGGTGCCGAAGTCATTCTGGTGAGCGGCCCGGTTGATCTCGGCGATCCCCCGGGCGTGACGGTGAAGCATGTGGAATCGGCGCGGCAGATGCTGGAGCAGGTGCAGGCTGCGCTGCCCGCCGACATCGCGATCTTCGCCGCCGCGGTCGCCGACTGGCGCGTCGCCAACGAGGGCGAGCAGAAACTGAAGAAGACCGCCGCCGGCATGCCCCCGCTTCAGCTTGTTGAGAATCCCGACATTCTCGCCACGATTTCAAAACTGACCGACAAGCGGCCGCCGCTGGTGATCGGTTTTGCCGCCGAGACCGAGCACCTCATCGACAACGCCAAATCAAAACTCGCGCGCAAGGGCTGCGACTGGATCGTCGCCAATGACGTCTCGCCGGCGACCGGCGTGATGGGCGGCGACCGCAATACGGTACATCTCATAAGCCGCAAGAGCGACGAGAAGGACGGCGAGATTGCTGTTGATTCCTGGCCGGTGATGACCAAGGAACAGGTCGCCATCGAACTGGTCGCGCATGTCGCGAAAAGCGTGAGCGACAAATCCCGGGAGCCGGCATCTTGAGCACGAAGGTCACTGTCGAACTGCAACGCCTCGCCCATGCCGATGGCCTGCCACTCCCGGCCTATCAGACGGTGGAGGCCGCCGGGCTCGACCTGATGGCCGCCGTTCCTGACAACGAGCCTCTCACGCTGGCACCCGGCCAATATGCGCTGGTGCCGACCGGGCTTGCGATCGCGTTACCGGCCGGGCACGAGGCGCAGGTGCGGCCGCGCTCGGGGCTTGCCGCCAAGCACGGCATCACCGTGCTGAACGCGCCGGGCACGATCGACGCGGACTACCGCGGCGAGATCAAGGTGATCCTGATCAATCACGGGCAAGCCGCCTTCGTCATCAAGCGCGGCGAGCGCATCGCCCAGATGGTGATCGCGCCCGTCGTGCAGGCCGCCCTGGTTCCCGTGACCACCTTGTCGGCGACCGATCGCGGCGCCGGCGGCTTCGGCTCGACCGGCCGCTAACGCACGGCAGTTCCAACCGAAACACCGCGGGGAACGACGTGAGCGGGAACATCGCGCCCCGCATTTTTGGGGGGCCGTGTTTGCGTTCACGATCTGGACTCTTACCGGCGGAGTCACGGTGAGGGTATTGTCTTTTGATTCGCGCGCGACGGGGGTCGTCGCGCGCAAATCCGTGCGATCTTGGGGCAACTATGTCAGGCGTGATCGTGTCGATGCGTCGGACGCTGCTGTCGTGCACATCGCTCGTGCGCAACGGCTTGTTGGGAGGCGCTCTTGCAGCGCTGCTGCCGGCTGCGCCGGCCGAGGCCGCCGACCTCATCGACACCCTCTCCATCATGCTGGATTTCAACCGGCAGGAACTCGCGGTGCTCGCCACCGCGCTGGCTTTGCTCGGCTTCTCGGTGATGGCAGCGATCCTGTTGATGCGCACGCGGGTGCGTACCGCGAAGAACGAGGCGCGGCTGCGCGCCCGAATCGGGGAACTCCAGCTCCAGGCCGACCGTTTCGGCGCGCTGCTGTTCGCCGAGCCGCAGATCCTGATCTCCTGGCCGGCCGGCGACAACCGCGCGCAAATCTCCGGCGACATTTCCATGGTGCTGCCGCGCGATTCCTCCCCGCAGCGCGTGCTCGCATTCGGAACCTGGTTGCCGCCGGAGCCGGCGCTCCAGATGGATCATGCGGTCGACGCGCTACGCGACCGCGGCGACGGGTTCCAGCTGACGCTGACCACCGCGCACGGCCACACGCTGGAGGCCATCGGCCGCGCCATCGGCGGACAGGCCATCGTCCGGATTCGCGAACTCTCCGGGCTGCGCCGCGATCTGGCCGAGACCAATCTGCGCTACAACGCGCTCTCCGACGAGACCGAGATGCTGCGCGGCTTTGCCGCCGCCGCACCCTGGCCGATCTGGGCCAAGGGCGGGAACGGCGCGCTGACCTACGCCAACCCGGCCTATGTCCGTGCCACCGAGGCGAACAGCGTCACCGACGCGCAGGAGCGCAAGCTCGAGCTGCTCGACAGCGCCGACCGCACCGCGATGGAGCGGGGCCTGAAGGATGCGACCAACTTCAACGCGCGGCTGCCGATCGTGATCGGCGGCGAGCGGCGCATCTACGACGTGCGCGCCGTCAATGTCGGCAACGGCAGCGTCGGCGTCGCCATCGATGCCAGCGAGGCGGATGGGCTCAGCTCGGCGCTGGTGCGCATGGCCGAGGCGCATCGCCGCACGCTCGATCAGCTCTCCTCGGGCGTTGCCGTGTTCGACGGCCAGCGCCGGCTCGCCTTCTACAACGATTCCTATCGCCGGCTATGGGACCTCGATCGCAGCTTCCTCGACGCCAATCCTGACGATTCCAGCGTGCTCGACCAGCTTCGTGCAGCGCGCAAGCTGCCGGAGCAGCCGGACTTCCGGGCCTGGAAGTCCAAGCTGCACGAGGCCTATCGCGCGGTCGAGACCACCAAGGACACTTGGTACCTGCCCGACGGCCGAGCGCTCTCGGTCGTCACCACGCCGAACCCCGAAGGCGGCGTGACCTATCTGTTCGACGACGTCACAGAAAGCCTCGAGCTCGCCCGCCGCTTCGACGGCATGATCCGCGTTCAGCGCGAGACGCTCGACAGCCTCGCCGAGGGCGTCGCGGTATTCGGCAGCAACGGCAAGGCCCAACTGTTCAACCCGGCCTTCGTCCGGATGTGGAAGCTGTCGAGCGACGCCATGCGCGACGAGCCGCACATCCAGACGGTCGAAGGCTGGTGCCAGCAGCTGTTCGACGATCCCGCCGTCTGGCGCCAGATCCGTGAGGCCGTCACCTCGATCGAGAGCCGCGCCGACGTTCCGCTGAAGCTGGAGCGCAAGGACGGCAGCGTGCTCGACGGCATGATCCGGCCGCTGCATGACGGTGCGACCATGCTGACGTTCCAGGACATCACCGACACCGAGAACGTCGAGCGTGCGCTGCGCGAACGCAACGAGGCGCTGGAGGCCGCGGACCAGATGAAGGTGGATTTCGTCCACCACGTCTCCTACGAGCTGCGCTCGCCGCTGACCACCATCATCGGCTTCGCGCACTTTCTCAGCGATCCCTCGACCGGGCCGCTGACGCCGAAACAGGCCGAATATCTCGACTACGTCACCAAATCGACCAATGCGCTGTTGGCGCTGACCAACAACATTCTCGATCTCGCCACCATCGACGCCGGCGCGATGAAGCTGGAACTTGGACCGGTCGACGTCAGCAAGACCATCGAGCTTGCCGCCGAAGGCATCCAGGACCGCCTCGCCACCGACCGCATCCGCCTCAAGGTCGAGATCGCGCCCGATATCGGCAGCTTCATCGGC
The nucleotide sequence above comes from Bradyrhizobium sp. NDS-1. Encoded proteins:
- a CDS encoding sensor histidine kinase, with translation MSGVIVSMRRTLLSCTSLVRNGLLGGALAALLPAAPAEAADLIDTLSIMLDFNRQELAVLATALALLGFSVMAAILLMRTRVRTAKNEARLRARIGELQLQADRFGALLFAEPQILISWPAGDNRAQISGDISMVLPRDSSPQRVLAFGTWLPPEPALQMDHAVDALRDRGDGFQLTLTTAHGHTLEAIGRAIGGQAIVRIRELSGLRRDLAETNLRYNALSDETEMLRGFAAAAPWPIWAKGGNGALTYANPAYVRATEANSVTDAQERKLELLDSADRTAMERGLKDATNFNARLPIVIGGERRIYDVRAVNVGNGSVGVAIDASEADGLSSALVRMAEAHRRTLDQLSSGVAVFDGQRRLAFYNDSYRRLWDLDRSFLDANPDDSSVLDQLRAARKLPEQPDFRAWKSKLHEAYRAVETTKDTWYLPDGRALSVVTTPNPEGGVTYLFDDVTESLELARRFDGMIRVQRETLDSLAEGVAVFGSNGKAQLFNPAFVRMWKLSSDAMRDEPHIQTVEGWCQQLFDDPAVWRQIREAVTSIESRADVPLKLERKDGSVLDGMIRPLHDGATMLTFQDITDTENVERALRERNEALEAADQMKVDFVHHVSYELRSPLTTIIGFAHFLSDPSTGPLTPKQAEYLDYVTKSTNALLALTNNILDLATIDAGAMKLELGPVDVSKTIELAAEGIQDRLATDRIRLKVEIAPDIGSFIGDEKRVVQVLYNLLANAVGFSPQDSTVGISARRTEHSVVFTVTDSGPGIPADMKDKVFNWFESRSQGSRHRGAGLGLSLVRSFVELHGGKVRVDSIVGRGTVVICDFPTDQAAHRDAAE